The following proteins come from a genomic window of Flavobacteriaceae bacterium MAR_2010_188:
- a CDS encoding CubicO group peptidase, beta-lactamase class C family produces MDTTTIGKNLIYQRKLKGYSQEELSDKTQVTVRTIQRIEKDDVNPHLQTVKLLAAALDIEVDELIVLENPKEETIIKKWLFLLHGTPILGLALPLCNILLPLFIWIHKREDNRIYDEHGIKVINFHITMTLLFLVAFICLLTIEGWGFFLFIAIIPFTLIVIIFNILKALKSNTCSYPLSIPFLKLDKSKITIKSAMIMLLLLSSTFGSQLSAQNIQRLDDTSISAEALTKRIQFLTEQAKVSGIEVSVFNNSDIVYKEAFGFANIDTKEKLRTDHIIYGASFSKAVFGYLVACLVDQNIFDLDKPLQHYFMAPIPKIDLGKEWREFGDLANDERYKKITGRMCLSHSSGLQNWRWVNEDGELDENGKLKIYFDPGTDYRYSGEGMMLLQYAIEEVTGKGLKQLAQEMVFSPLNMKNSSYLWEERFEGNFCLGHTTDQKTIAKDRSDETSAAGSMSTTLDDYSKFVSHILHLEKENSPITKIMYEPNIKIKSKTQFGKNSTVKTDDNDDIQLNYGLGWGLLQSPYGFGAFKEGHGEGFQHYSIIFPETGIGMIIMSNSDNAEGVFKELLEIAIGDIYTPWEWEAYIPYDLKD; encoded by the coding sequence ATGGACACTACAACAATAGGAAAAAACCTTATCTATCAAAGAAAGTTAAAAGGGTATTCACAAGAAGAACTATCTGATAAAACCCAAGTAACGGTTAGAACAATTCAGCGCATTGAAAAGGACGATGTAAATCCTCATTTACAAACCGTAAAATTATTGGCGGCGGCATTAGATATTGAGGTGGATGAACTGATCGTTCTAGAAAATCCGAAAGAAGAAACCATCATTAAAAAATGGCTTTTTTTATTGCACGGCACCCCGATTTTAGGGCTGGCCCTGCCCCTCTGCAACATACTCTTACCTTTATTTATCTGGATTCATAAACGTGAAGACAACCGTATTTATGATGAACATGGTATTAAGGTCATCAACTTTCATATTACCATGACCTTATTATTTCTTGTTGCCTTTATCTGTTTACTGACCATTGAAGGCTGGGGATTTTTTCTCTTTATCGCGATAATTCCCTTTACGCTTATCGTCATAATATTTAATATTTTAAAAGCTCTTAAGAGTAACACTTGCAGCTATCCACTTTCTATACCTTTTTTAAAATTAGACAAATCTAAGATTACTATCAAATCGGCCATGATTATGTTGCTCCTGCTATCTAGCACATTCGGTAGTCAATTGTCGGCCCAGAATATTCAAAGATTAGACGATACGAGTATCTCAGCAGAGGCGCTAACTAAAAGAATTCAATTTTTAACCGAGCAAGCAAAGGTTAGCGGTATAGAAGTCTCAGTATTTAATAATTCGGATATTGTTTATAAGGAGGCATTCGGGTTTGCTAACATCGACACTAAAGAAAAACTAAGGACCGATCATATTATTTACGGCGCTTCATTTAGTAAAGCCGTTTTTGGCTATTTGGTTGCTTGTCTGGTGGACCAAAACATCTTTGATTTGGACAAACCTTTACAACATTATTTTATGGCTCCCATTCCGAAGATAGACCTAGGAAAAGAATGGAGAGAATTTGGCGATTTGGCCAATGATGAGCGCTATAAAAAAATTACCGGTAGAATGTGTCTTTCTCATTCTTCAGGGCTACAAAATTGGAGATGGGTAAATGAAGATGGAGAGTTAGATGAAAACGGAAAACTAAAAATTTATTTTGACCCCGGTACCGATTATCGTTATTCAGGAGAAGGAATGATGCTGCTGCAATATGCAATCGAAGAAGTCACCGGCAAAGGCTTAAAACAACTCGCTCAAGAAATGGTGTTCTCACCGCTTAATATGAAGAACAGCAGTTATCTCTGGGAAGAACGTTTTGAAGGAAATTTTTGCCTCGGTCATACTACGGACCAGAAAACGATTGCTAAAGACCGATCAGATGAGACTAGTGCGGCAGGATCAATGTCTACCACTCTCGATGATTATTCAAAGTTTGTTAGCCATATATTGCATTTAGAAAAGGAAAATTCCCCAATTACCAAGATAATGTATGAGCCAAATATCAAGATTAAATCCAAGACCCAGTTTGGAAAGAATTCAACGGTTAAAACAGATGACAACGATGATATTCAACTTAATTATGGATTAGGCTGGGGACTGCTTCAATCCCCTTACGGTTTTGGAGCTTTTAAAGAGGGTCACGGTGAAGGTTTTCAACATTATTCTATTATTTTTCCTGAAACCGGCATTGGCATGATCATTATGTCCAATAGCGACAATGCGGAAGGGGTTTTTAAGGAGCTCCTAGAAATCGCAATCGGGGATATTTACACACCTTGGGAATGGGAAGCTTATATTCCATATGACCTGAAGGACTAA
- a CDS encoding CarboxypepD_reg-like domain-containing protein, translated as MRTMPQIAKYVLNLSIALFTLLGFSQKELKNKIVDFTTLAPIESASIYIQNTTIGTVSNVDGKFALLVPKEFESDSLIISSIGYKSFKTPIEEFDSSAEIYLEEDIAALDEILLIAESRPETGNEIVLRALEKLPNNMPESPFMLKGFLRHKERNTKEFKWLIESAITVYDSSYPSYAEENLKINVDEVRKSYDLRDVDSLLTYAAYLKNNSRKSNLGKRNLRRDTIATSTLVDAIKWNDNRVNGLENLLKGKLNLLRNSGESKALFDESILERHDFELDTVLVDDGRKIYKIHIKKGSDYINLDTPGIFNGGYVAEGWLYIYWDNFAVKKIEYNLVADSDAQKRRSKDLFGTQVNHKLILTYIEFEDKMYPNYIYYETPKLVNVGLKPTDRATDDEEERFNREERYYYTVQEILFTDIIFEEEVIDDALNSPWDSDIFKIRPYHPKFWKNYNTLLESDEDEQLIQDLTKRSSLYKQ; from the coding sequence ATGCGAACAATGCCCCAAATTGCCAAGTATGTTTTAAATCTTTCAATTGCCCTATTCACACTTTTAGGATTTTCACAAAAGGAACTCAAAAACAAAATTGTGGACTTTACCACTCTTGCGCCGATTGAAAGTGCGAGTATCTACATTCAAAATACAACCATCGGTACGGTGAGTAATGTAGACGGAAAGTTTGCGCTCTTGGTGCCCAAAGAATTTGAAAGTGATAGCCTTATCATTTCATCTATTGGCTATAAGAGCTTCAAGACGCCGATTGAAGAATTTGACAGTTCTGCCGAAATTTATTTAGAAGAAGACATTGCAGCCTTGGACGAAATTTTGCTTATTGCCGAATCAAGACCAGAAACCGGTAATGAAATTGTCTTACGTGCTTTAGAAAAATTACCTAATAATATGCCAGAATCGCCTTTTATGCTCAAGGGATTTCTTAGGCATAAGGAAAGAAATACAAAGGAATTTAAGTGGCTTATAGAAAGTGCTATCACCGTTTATGATAGCAGCTATCCGTCGTATGCGGAAGAAAATTTAAAGATCAATGTCGATGAAGTTAGAAAGAGCTATGATCTTCGTGATGTGGACAGTCTTTTGACCTATGCGGCTTACTTAAAGAACAATTCTAGAAAATCCAATCTGGGCAAACGAAATCTGAGAAGAGATACCATTGCGACCTCCACTTTGGTCGATGCCATAAAGTGGAATGACAATCGAGTTAATGGCCTAGAAAATCTATTAAAAGGAAAATTGAACCTTCTCCGGAATTCTGGAGAATCTAAGGCCTTGTTCGACGAAAGTATTTTAGAAAGACATGATTTTGAACTCGATACTGTTCTAGTCGACGATGGTCGCAAGATTTATAAGATTCATATTAAAAAAGGTTCGGATTATATAAACCTAGATACGCCGGGAATTTTTAATGGCGGTTATGTGGCAGAAGGCTGGCTTTACATATACTGGGACAATTTTGCCGTAAAGAAAATTGAATACAATCTGGTGGCCGATTCTGATGCACAGAAGAGAAGAAGTAAGGACCTGTTCGGAACCCAAGTAAACCATAAGCTCATTTTGACCTATATTGAATTTGAAGACAAAATGTATCCTAATTATATTTATTATGAAACGCCCAAGCTGGTGAACGTGGGTTTAAAACCAACGGATCGAGCAACGGACGATGAAGAAGAACGATTTAATAGGGAAGAGCGTTATTATTACACAGTACAAGAAATTTTGTTTACCGATATTATATTTGAAGAAGAGGTTATCGATGACGCGCTAAATTCTCCATGGGATTCAGATATCTTTAAGATCAGGCCTTATCATCCTAAGTTCTGGAAGAATTACAATACCCTTTTAGAAAGTGATGAGGACGAACAGCTTATCCAAGATTTGACAAAAAGATCATCACTTTACAAACAGTAA
- a CDS encoding cation:H+ antiporter, with translation MVISILLVIVGFVCLIFGANWLVDGASSLAKKYNISDLAIGLTIVAFGTSAPELVVNLIGSINGYSDIVFGNIIGSNNFNLFIILGIAGIIFPISVQSSTAWREIPISLAAAILLLFLVNDFSFNSPTYLSRLDGIILLLLFFLFIYYVFNQMKSEETVTTKIVPMTNLKIWGLIILGFAGLIAGGQIVVTNSVDIASQLGVSEKIIGLTIVAAGTSLPELVTSIVAAMKKNSDIAIGNVIGSNVFNILLILSISSIVSPLEYNPNFNTDLLILIGGTIFLIIAMLTGKRKKLDRWEAAILLSFYIGYTVYLISNEI, from the coding sequence ATGGTCATTTCGATTCTTCTGGTTATCGTCGGTTTTGTTTGCCTCATTTTTGGAGCAAATTGGTTGGTAGATGGTGCTTCGTCCTTAGCCAAAAAATATAATATTTCTGACCTCGCAATCGGTCTAACCATTGTGGCTTTCGGTACCTCGGCACCAGAATTAGTGGTAAATTTAATTGGCTCTATCAACGGCTATTCTGACATTGTTTTTGGGAATATTATCGGTAGTAATAATTTTAATCTCTTTATTATTTTGGGAATTGCCGGAATCATTTTTCCGATTTCCGTACAATCTTCTACGGCATGGCGTGAAATCCCGATATCTCTCGCCGCTGCGATTTTGTTATTGTTTTTGGTGAATGACTTTAGTTTTAACTCACCCACATATCTAAGTAGGTTAGACGGGATAATTTTATTGCTGTTGTTCTTCCTTTTTATCTATTACGTCTTCAACCAAATGAAAAGCGAGGAGACTGTGACCACTAAAATTGTTCCGATGACCAACCTTAAAATTTGGGGACTTATTATTCTTGGTTTTGCGGGACTTATTGCAGGCGGACAAATTGTAGTGACCAATAGCGTCGATATCGCCAGCCAATTGGGCGTGAGCGAGAAAATAATTGGGCTAACCATTGTGGCGGCCGGCACCTCTCTACCTGAGCTGGTTACATCTATCGTGGCTGCGATGAAAAAGAACAGCGACATCGCCATTGGTAACGTCATAGGTTCTAACGTTTTTAATATTCTCCTGATTCTTTCAATTAGCAGTATCGTTAGCCCATTAGAGTATAATCCTAATTTTAATACCGACCTGCTCATCTTAATTGGCGGTACCATTTTCTTGATTATTGCTATGCTCACCGGAAAGCGCAAAAAATTAGACCGATGGGAAGCTGCGATATTGCTAAGTTTTTATATTGGGTATACGGTTTATCTGATTTCGAACGAAATCTAA
- a CDS encoding protocatechuate 3,4-dioxygenase beta subunit, protein MRTLTNILILFLAVTSCQSQTKKTNANKIVGGPCEGCEAIYEYENQKLMPIDTLPDFQENEPKLRLTGTVFKKDGKTPADNIILYIYHTDRKGIYPTKGDEKGWAQRHGYIRGWIKTDKIGQYTFYTFRPAAYPNGIEPEHIHITVKEPDRKEYYIDEFVFDDDPRLTQKERGELDSRGGSGIGKPLLKDNILTIKRDIILGKNIPNHE, encoded by the coding sequence ATGAGAACATTAACTAATATCCTGATTTTGTTTCTTGCAGTTACTTCTTGTCAATCGCAAACCAAGAAAACAAACGCAAATAAAATAGTTGGAGGACCCTGCGAAGGTTGTGAGGCTATTTATGAATATGAAAATCAAAAATTGATGCCAATTGACACACTTCCCGATTTTCAGGAGAATGAGCCGAAATTAAGACTAACGGGAACCGTGTTTAAAAAGGACGGTAAAACCCCGGCCGATAATATAATTCTATACATCTATCACACAGATAGGAAAGGAATTTACCCAACAAAAGGGGATGAAAAAGGCTGGGCCCAGAGGCACGGATATATCCGTGGATGGATAAAAACGGACAAAATAGGACAATACACCTTTTATACGTTTAGGCCTGCAGCTTACCCCAATGGAATTGAACCCGAACACATCCATATCACGGTTAAAGAACCAGATAGAAAGGAATATTATATAGATGAATTTGTCTTTGATGATGACCCCAGACTGACCCAAAAAGAAAGAGGTGAATTAGACAGCCGTGGTGGTTCAGGTATTGGTAAACCCTTACTTAAAGACAACATATTAACTATTAAACGCGACATTATTTTAGGCAAGAACATTCCGAATCATGAATAG
- a CDS encoding Amino acid transporter translates to MKTDPPSSVTARKIGFFGALGIGVGAMVGGGILALAGVAFAVSGPSAILAFVLNGLIAFITALSFAEMASANPQSGGTYTYAKKALSLQVAFGVGWIVWFASLVAAVLYALGFGAFAVFALQQIPSTGLSEILDSGMFPGLLAMAAIGYFAFSLSRGSGDGGAVINIGKLAVFAILIAGGLAVFVQTPFSDITQSLDPFFSGGFSGLIAAMGYTFIALQGFDLIGSAAGEIKNPEKTIPKAMMGTFAVGLAIYLPLLFLMSTVGVLPGESITEMSRENPETVLAVAAQNYLGAFGFWLVLVAGIFSMLSALQANLFAASRISLRMAKDRTLNHHLSNIDERFGTPKTSIWVTCGIVACLVLILPDLAAAGAASSLIFLITFALAHLIMILMRNRGYKESDTFRAPFFPALPILGIICCMGLAIFQAIVVPAAGFIALLWLLIGIVLFVSFFVKKARAIEASEQALDPDLIRLRGLSPLVLLPISNPANAESMVFVANALAPPVVGRVLLHSIVIPSTEKDDLEKRLISSRDVTEYALKASCEAGLRPETLTTIAEHPWEEIERVVKIHNCANLLLGLSDLNDLQTSENLEKLVKHVKADVVVFRQPYSGWKITEARKILIPVAGFESHDPLRARIAASLWRASQPEITFIQILPLNTPKGILQKNNLRLSRFADRIIPGKTEVRIIPSDDVVTELINQATGHDLIIMGLGKADKHKKAFGTLSHALAEKTDTALIFISKK, encoded by the coding sequence ATGAAAACAGATCCACCTTCTTCAGTAACGGCACGTAAAATTGGATTTTTTGGGGCATTAGGGATTGGTGTAGGAGCGATGGTGGGGGGTGGAATATTGGCCTTGGCGGGTGTCGCCTTCGCTGTGAGTGGGCCTTCGGCAATTCTAGCCTTTGTGCTAAATGGATTAATCGCCTTTATAACTGCTCTCAGTTTTGCCGAAATGGCTTCGGCAAATCCGCAGTCGGGCGGTACCTATACTTATGCAAAGAAGGCACTGTCTCTACAAGTAGCGTTTGGGGTAGGGTGGATAGTTTGGTTTGCTTCTTTGGTGGCCGCAGTTCTTTATGCTCTTGGGTTCGGAGCCTTTGCTGTGTTTGCCCTTCAGCAAATCCCATCGACTGGGCTCAGTGAAATTCTGGATTCCGGAATGTTCCCGGGATTGCTGGCCATGGCCGCCATAGGATATTTCGCTTTCAGCCTTAGCAGAGGTTCCGGTGATGGCGGTGCAGTTATCAATATTGGTAAACTCGCAGTATTCGCCATACTCATAGCCGGTGGACTCGCGGTTTTTGTGCAAACGCCATTCAGTGATATCACACAAAGTCTTGATCCGTTTTTCTCTGGTGGATTCAGCGGACTGATCGCAGCGATGGGCTATACCTTTATCGCCCTACAGGGATTTGATTTAATTGGTTCTGCCGCAGGTGAAATCAAGAATCCTGAAAAAACCATTCCTAAGGCTATGATGGGCACATTTGCAGTAGGCCTTGCAATTTACTTGCCCTTGCTTTTTCTGATGTCGACCGTGGGGGTGCTGCCGGGGGAGTCCATAACAGAAATGAGCCGCGAAAATCCTGAAACTGTTTTGGCTGTTGCAGCGCAGAACTATCTGGGAGCTTTTGGGTTCTGGTTGGTATTGGTAGCGGGGATATTTTCTATGTTATCAGCTTTACAGGCCAACCTCTTTGCAGCTTCACGAATTTCACTGAGAATGGCAAAAGACCGTACATTAAACCATCACCTCTCAAATATTGATGAGAGATTTGGAACGCCAAAAACTTCGATATGGGTTACTTGTGGGATCGTAGCATGTCTTGTTTTGATCCTACCAGATTTAGCGGCGGCGGGTGCTGCTTCCAGTTTAATTTTTCTGATCACTTTTGCACTGGCACATCTCATCATGATCTTAATGAGAAATCGAGGTTATAAAGAAAGTGATACCTTCAGGGCACCTTTTTTTCCTGCACTTCCTATCTTGGGAATAATCTGTTGTATGGGACTGGCAATATTTCAGGCCATTGTAGTGCCGGCTGCTGGATTTATTGCACTCTTATGGCTCTTAATAGGCATTGTGCTATTTGTATCCTTTTTTGTAAAAAAAGCCCGGGCTATTGAAGCGTCTGAACAGGCCCTAGATCCCGATCTTATTCGCTTAAGAGGATTAAGTCCACTCGTGCTACTGCCCATATCAAATCCAGCAAATGCAGAATCAATGGTCTTTGTGGCGAATGCATTGGCACCTCCGGTAGTAGGACGGGTGCTGCTCCATTCAATCGTTATTCCCAGCACCGAAAAGGATGATCTTGAGAAGCGACTTATATCCAGCCGGGATGTTACAGAATATGCTCTTAAAGCCTCTTGTGAAGCAGGGCTGCGACCGGAAACACTTACAACTATTGCTGAGCATCCCTGGGAAGAGATTGAACGGGTTGTTAAAATACATAATTGCGCGAATTTATTGTTAGGATTGAGTGACCTGAATGATCTCCAAACCAGTGAAAATCTCGAAAAACTGGTGAAACACGTGAAGGCAGATGTGGTGGTATTCAGGCAGCCTTACAGCGGGTGGAAAATAACCGAAGCACGGAAAATCCTTATTCCGGTGGCAGGATTTGAAAGTCATGATCCACTGAGGGCTAGAATTGCGGCCAGTCTGTGGCGTGCCTCTCAACCTGAAATCACATTTATTCAAATTCTACCATTAAACACTCCCAAGGGAATACTTCAAAAGAATAATTTAAGGCTCTCACGTTTTGCAGATCGAATAATTCCAGGAAAGACCGAGGTGCGTATCATCCCAAGTGATGACGTGGTAACAGAACTTATCAATCAGGCAACCGGGCACGATCTGATAATAATGGGGTTGGGCAAAGCCGATAAACATAAGAAAGCATTTGGAACACTGTCACATGCCCTGGCCGAAAAAACAGATACGGCATTGATATTTATAAGCAAAAAATAA
- a CDS encoding Uncharacterized membrane protein gives MIMDLLMAVVWSVSPFGEAKVGIPYAIYNGVNIYVALIFCFLANVLVFPIMIFFLTYINKYFTRWRFYKKSAIYVARKAKLGAGKNVAKFGFWGLLIFVMVPIPGTGVYAGSIATYLFRIEKKRAFLANTIGIFLSCMIVWAMTLFTLEGIN, from the coding sequence ATGATCATGGATTTATTAATGGCAGTGGTTTGGAGCGTTTCCCCATTTGGAGAAGCTAAGGTTGGTATTCCCTATGCCATATACAATGGAGTAAATATCTATGTAGCCTTAATATTCTGTTTTTTAGCAAATGTATTGGTGTTCCCCATTATGATTTTTTTTCTTACCTATATCAATAAATATTTTACAAGGTGGAGATTCTATAAAAAATCCGCTATTTATGTAGCTCGGAAAGCAAAGCTGGGGGCGGGTAAAAATGTCGCTAAATTCGGTTTTTGGGGTTTGTTAATATTTGTCATGGTCCCCATTCCGGGTACGGGTGTTTATGCTGGGTCTATCGCTACCTATTTATTCAGGATCGAGAAAAAAAGAGCTTTTCTGGCAAATACCATAGGCATATTTTTATCCTGTATGATCGTTTGGGCAATGACGCTGTTTACTCTTGAAGGGATCAACTAA
- a CDS encoding cation:H+ antiporter, with protein sequence MIIQILLLCLGLALLVKGADWLVEGASTYAKKKNVSNLAIGLTIVAFGTSAPELIVNIIASIQGHTDIVFGNVIGSNNFNLLVILGMSGLITPLAVQSSTVWKEIPISLLAAVILLFLLNDTITFGENNRLSRLDGFILLGLFGAFLWYVAKQLKNVDEQESPFLSTMSNTKIWLYILFGLAGLIVGGQFVVENAREIAGSLGVSDKIIGLTIVAAGTSLPELATSITAALKKNNDIAVGNIIGSNIFNIFLILGVSAVINPMGYNPIFNKDLYFLVGGTIFLFLFMFSGNKTKTLGRWEAGILLTAFIVYTGFLIAGEI encoded by the coding sequence ATGATCATACAAATTCTGTTATTGTGTTTAGGACTTGCACTATTGGTAAAAGGAGCAGATTGGCTTGTAGAAGGCGCCTCTACCTATGCTAAGAAAAAGAACGTTTCAAATCTCGCTATTGGACTCACCATTGTAGCTTTTGGCACCTCAGCCCCGGAGTTGATCGTCAATATTATCGCCTCTATTCAGGGGCATACAGATATTGTATTTGGAAATGTGATTGGCAGTAATAATTTTAACCTTTTGGTTATCCTTGGTATGTCGGGATTGATAACTCCGCTCGCAGTGCAATCCAGCACGGTATGGAAAGAAATCCCCATTTCGCTGCTGGCCGCTGTTATTTTACTATTCTTACTTAATGACACTATCACCTTTGGTGAAAACAATAGGCTCTCACGTTTAGATGGATTCATACTATTGGGCTTATTTGGAGCATTTCTATGGTATGTTGCTAAACAGCTAAAAAATGTTGATGAACAAGAGTCTCCTTTCCTTTCAACCATGTCTAATACAAAGATTTGGCTCTACATCTTATTTGGGCTCGCTGGCCTTATTGTTGGAGGTCAGTTTGTTGTAGAAAATGCAAGGGAAATTGCCGGGAGCCTAGGAGTTAGTGACAAAATCATAGGGTTGACCATTGTTGCAGCTGGCACTTCATTACCAGAGTTGGCGACATCTATAACAGCAGCTTTAAAGAAAAATAATGATATCGCTGTTGGCAACATTATTGGGTCTAATATATTCAATATTTTTTTAATCCTTGGGGTAAGTGCAGTTATAAACCCGATGGGGTACAACCCCATATTCAACAAGGACTTGTATTTTCTTGTAGGAGGAACAATTTTTCTTTTTCTATTTATGTTTTCCGGAAACAAGACAAAAACTTTGGGAAGATGGGAGGCAGGAATTTTGCTTACAGCGTTTATAGTGTACACCGGGTTTTTAATAGCGGGCGAAATTTAA
- a CDS encoding protein TonB, translated as MESKTYDSTDIALQILEFEKVIDADIPITQQVKTLPPPPPPSAPAFIEIIEDESTIEENIIESSESSQEMAIEEVVMRVEDVTVEEVEEEISIPFAAIENVPVFPGCEKLKIQSEIKRCFNDMIQQHIIKNFQYPQLALELGKSGRVFVQFEINKQGEVSNFQKRGPDKLLEDEAVRIMSLLPIMQPGTQRGKPVKVRYNVPINFVVMD; from the coding sequence ATGGAGTCCAAAACATATGATTCTACGGATATTGCGTTGCAAATTTTAGAGTTTGAGAAAGTAATAGATGCGGACATCCCCATAACACAACAGGTTAAAACGCTACCACCGCCTCCTCCACCAAGTGCGCCAGCATTTATCGAAATTATTGAAGATGAATCAACTATAGAAGAGAACATTATAGAAAGCAGTGAAAGCAGCCAGGAGATGGCTATAGAAGAAGTTGTGATGCGGGTAGAAGATGTGACAGTTGAAGAAGTAGAGGAAGAAATCTCAATTCCCTTTGCCGCGATTGAGAATGTACCCGTATTTCCCGGATGTGAAAAATTGAAAATACAATCGGAGATTAAACGCTGTTTTAATGACATGATCCAGCAGCACATTATAAAAAACTTTCAATATCCCCAACTGGCACTAGAGTTAGGAAAATCCGGACGGGTGTTTGTGCAATTTGAAATCAATAAGCAAGGAGAAGTGTCCAACTTTCAAAAGAGAGGGCCTGATAAGTTGCTAGAAGATGAAGCTGTTAGAATAATGTCCCTTTTACCAATAATGCAACCTGGTACACAAAGGGGAAAACCGGTGAAAGTGAGATACAATGTTCCTATTAATTTTGTAGTAATGGATTAG
- a CDS encoding carboxymethylenebutenolidase — MKEIKKEDIKQEVFELYDDYAHNRLDRRAFIDKLSLYAVGGLTVTSLLSFVSPDYINKIQLKQDDPRISSEFIEYQSPKGGGTIKALLSKPKDAKEKLPGVIVVHENRGLNPHIEDVGRRAGLAGFISLAPDALTPLGGYPGTDDEGREMQSKRDKNEMLEDFIAAFDHLKNHPDCSGKIGVVGFCFGGWIANMMAVKVPDLGAAVPFYGSQPEEDIENIQAPLMEHFAGLDERVYAGWPAFEAKLKEHSKEYVACFYPGVNHGFHNDTTPRYDKEAATLAWDRTIAFFNEKLL, encoded by the coding sequence ATGAAAGAAATTAAGAAAGAAGACATTAAACAAGAAGTTTTTGAACTGTATGACGATTACGCACACAACCGTTTAGACAGAAGAGCATTTATCGACAAATTATCTTTATACGCAGTCGGTGGGCTCACAGTTACTTCTCTGTTAAGCTTTGTAAGCCCAGATTATATAAATAAAATTCAATTAAAACAAGACGACCCAAGGATAAGTTCAGAATTTATAGAATACCAATCTCCCAAAGGAGGCGGCACTATAAAGGCCTTGTTGTCTAAACCTAAAGATGCCAAGGAAAAACTACCGGGCGTCATCGTGGTGCACGAAAATCGCGGTCTTAATCCACATATTGAAGATGTTGGGAGACGCGCAGGCTTGGCCGGATTTATTTCTTTAGCGCCAGATGCGCTAACGCCATTAGGTGGTTACCCAGGGACTGACGATGAAGGTCGTGAAATGCAGAGCAAACGCGACAAAAATGAAATGCTCGAGGATTTTATCGCCGCTTTCGATCATCTTAAAAATCACCCAGACTGCAGCGGAAAAATCGGTGTGGTCGGATTCTGTTTTGGAGGTTGGATTGCCAATATGATGGCAGTAAAAGTGCCGGACCTTGGAGCTGCCGTTCCTTTTTATGGTAGTCAGCCTGAAGAAGACATAGAAAACATACAAGCTCCTCTAATGGAACACTTCGCTGGTTTAGATGAAAGAGTTTACGCCGGCTGGCCAGCTTTTGAAGCTAAATTGAAAGAGCATTCTAAGGAATACGTTGCCTGTTTTTATCCGGGTGTGAATCACGGATTCCATAACGATACAACTCCTAGATACGATAAGGAAGCAGCAACTTTAGCTTGGGATAGAACCATCGCTTTTTTCAACGAGAAATTGCTTTAA